A window of the Kazachstania africana CBS 2517 chromosome 10, complete genome genome harbors these coding sequences:
- the ANK1 gene encoding ankyrin repeat-containing protein ANK1 (similar to Saccharomyces cerevisiae YGL242C; ancestral locus Anc_3.565) — protein METEGASFGEQLLDASRRNNVDLLETVFSDLANDHKKIADLINSSKDPFGNTALHLSCKYGSWEVLDKILDLEGDIEIDPKNNIDGETPLHCAVKYSQTEPEHGTFIASNLIQVGADPRLKNNNNQRPIDLIHSEELDDLIDLLQGAELAADHANEAINESEAELIEDEDDDREDVPISAAN, from the coding sequence ATGGAAACTGAAGGAGCTTCGTTTGGGGAGCAACTGTTAGATGCCTCTAGAAGAAATAATGTCGATTTGTTGGAGACTGTGTTCAGCGATTTAGCTAATGATCATAAAAAGATTGCCGacttgataaattcatcaaagGATCCATTTGGTAACACAGCACTGCATCTAAGTTGCAAATACGGGTCCTGGGAGGTTTTGGATAAGATTCTCGACTTGGAAGGTGATATTGAGATCGATCCAAAGAATAATATCGATGGGGAAACCCCTTTACATTGTGCTGTGAAATATTCTCAGACTGAACCTGAACATGGCACCTTCATCGCCAGTAATTTGATCCAGGTTGGTGCAGATccaagattgaaaaataacaataatcAAAGGCCAATTGACTTGATTCACAGCGAAGAGTTGGACGATTTGATCGATCTACTACAAGGTGCGGAATTGGCAGCCGATCATGCCAACGAAGCCATTAATGAGAGTGAAGCTGAACTAatagaagatgaagatgacgacAGGGAAGATGTTCCAATCAGTGCTGCAAACTAA